One Paenibacillus thermoaerophilus DNA window includes the following coding sequences:
- a CDS encoding S-layer homology domain-containing protein codes for MDTRKKRNRWTSLLLIVALLCGLLPAMPAAAAASITITSPSGTETNPSRVTSGLIHVKADITGIDASQIPALYYEVQNISAGTAPEKVTLNKAQQTGLNEITFFNVALTEGTNKITIYLGETTKTVSNSVFVLYSAITGITNLKIDGNSFMDGGIYPKEPKQRFLITGEASNALEVYAYVNGGTRPYYGQVNGGQFYFLVEDIGLTGSSQTDFKLRPGNNEIEIVAVNNTNSYRTKRTFIYDNGNPFVYDVKLKETSSGVTHDLASEPTVTTTMLEVSGKMKVDLDLAQKPATVTKFTYGEIQTNFGGPGSPISNQYFFVTNPPAGSALSNPKVEDGYILYDFTYVHNIGGTGIPNVQTMNFVFYDDRGLSVTVPYTYYYQDPNGAYVEKVHRMEYDGTAWVEREQLATSGENLIGELPSKLKVYVNANTQSITATLDGAPLPVSAVSGGTAIIDLPNTTPDGVRKLSIVPSNGSGPFPTGSKTYDLNITSVPYVIISNLNNGQILKSIASLTCGASTRCITGSVVNATIGTGGGYKLDVVYDGVSIPAANLTENTNGTFTAILPNPSSGTDTEGKHSIIVKLYKIGTPSNTLVTEKMIEFFLFSKDAPEFGDIQLLPRLASELQTFVPAQSPDMYVTNESYVRLEGVMKNASSIKVTVRKKNDKGEPRILWHQVAGGTHTTSGNILSEDAVNGQGAAIPDRLLKDVVNPGGQTEGRFYTYDLKLMPRGDTVIEIEITNGTVTAVKTITISREPLPYRILEPKRLVKNAQGEDQVNINSNFLPIQIEAEGADQVLFGKDPAIRSTADKNLFTYEVRGLKPGKNKIKFTVVRGTQKLNGEFTAFYTNTNLPGSMYKTTISNKMDVFDKSIQLSFPKGTLLKRYNPNDAYPILTNERQILFGIADPLNGRVDRETYKSTDVQVKQGELLLADPAGRFRPASDLYWIDAGTIKDKTDPLQSDKDYTQAALIGSGRDPYAGDVFFGRSNNDLVVPTRTGTLTLKFDPNIRDEAWKYVTVFHFDTFVDYRGIPGSRWRNLGGVVDRSKNTITVPIEKFGFYRVMYMDKSFDDVTSHPWARDALDTLYAKGIMLNKGTYSFVPNDPISRGEFATMLVKIFEIPLQYDSRPTFTDVLEVNPLSNGLYEYKYIETAARVGIVRGTTGGRFSPDAAITREDAAVMIARAADLKLGTDEEKVLKNLQKAFTDANTIDPYARAAVDAITNKGFIEGKENVLLPGQKNPTVRFDPKETFTRAEAAMVAMRVMKAEGKIPK; via the coding sequence ATGGACACACGCAAAAAACGCAATCGCTGGACAAGCCTGTTGCTGATTGTTGCCTTGCTGTGCGGTCTGTTGCCGGCTATGCCCGCAGCCGCCGCGGCCAGCATCACGATTACGTCTCCGTCGGGCACGGAGACCAATCCCAGCCGGGTGACAAGCGGACTGATTCATGTAAAAGCCGATATTACGGGAATCGATGCAAGCCAGATTCCCGCTTTGTACTACGAGGTGCAAAACATCAGTGCCGGGACGGCCCCCGAAAAGGTGACGCTGAACAAGGCGCAGCAAACCGGGTTGAACGAGATAACCTTCTTCAACGTCGCCCTGACGGAAGGGACGAACAAGATCACGATCTATTTGGGCGAGACGACCAAGACGGTATCCAATTCCGTGTTCGTCCTGTACTCGGCGATTACGGGAATCACCAACCTGAAGATCGATGGCAACTCGTTTATGGATGGCGGCATCTACCCGAAGGAGCCGAAGCAGCGTTTTCTGATCACGGGCGAAGCTTCGAACGCGCTTGAGGTGTACGCCTATGTGAACGGCGGCACCCGCCCGTATTATGGGCAGGTGAACGGCGGCCAGTTCTATTTCCTGGTCGAGGACATCGGCCTGACGGGAAGCAGCCAGACCGACTTTAAGCTGCGTCCCGGCAACAACGAGATCGAGATCGTCGCGGTCAACAACACGAACAGTTACCGCACGAAGCGGACGTTTATCTATGATAACGGCAATCCGTTCGTTTACGATGTGAAACTGAAAGAAACATCTTCCGGCGTTACGCATGATTTGGCTTCCGAGCCGACCGTCACGACCACGATGCTGGAAGTCAGCGGCAAAATGAAGGTCGATCTCGATCTGGCCCAAAAGCCGGCGACCGTAACGAAATTCACATACGGCGAGATCCAGACCAACTTCGGCGGTCCGGGTTCGCCGATTAGCAATCAGTATTTCTTCGTAACGAATCCGCCCGCCGGTTCGGCTTTGTCCAATCCGAAGGTGGAAGACGGATATATTCTTTATGATTTTACTTACGTGCACAATATCGGCGGCACCGGCATTCCCAACGTCCAAACGATGAACTTTGTGTTCTACGACGACCGCGGACTTTCGGTGACCGTTCCGTACACGTATTATTATCAGGACCCGAACGGCGCCTACGTGGAAAAGGTTCACCGGATGGAATATGACGGAACCGCGTGGGTGGAACGCGAGCAGTTGGCAACGTCCGGCGAAAACCTGATCGGAGAGCTGCCGTCGAAACTGAAGGTCTATGTCAATGCGAACACGCAGTCCATTACGGCCACGCTTGACGGAGCTCCGCTGCCGGTCTCGGCGGTAAGCGGCGGCACGGCTATCATCGATCTGCCGAACACCACCCCTGACGGCGTGCGCAAGCTCAGCATCGTGCCTTCCAACGGCAGCGGGCCATTCCCGACAGGCAGCAAGACGTATGACCTGAACATCACAAGCGTGCCTTACGTCATTATCAGCAACCTGAATAACGGCCAGATTTTGAAAAGCATCGCGTCTCTGACGTGCGGCGCCTCCACGCGGTGTATCACCGGCTCCGTCGTAAACGCGACGATCGGCACCGGCGGCGGATATAAGCTGGATGTCGTCTACGACGGCGTGTCCATCCCGGCGGCCAACCTGACGGAGAATACGAACGGAACGTTTACGGCGATCCTTCCGAATCCGTCCAGCGGTACGGATACCGAGGGCAAGCATTCGATCATCGTGAAGCTGTACAAGATCGGCACGCCGTCGAATACGCTTGTCACCGAGAAGATGATCGAGTTCTTCCTGTTCTCGAAGGACGCTCCCGAATTCGGCGACATTCAGCTTCTTCCCCGCCTGGCTTCCGAGCTGCAGACGTTCGTGCCGGCGCAGTCGCCCGATATGTACGTGACCAATGAATCGTACGTCCGTCTGGAAGGTGTCATGAAGAATGCGTCGAGCATCAAAGTAACGGTGCGCAAGAAAAACGACAAGGGCGAGCCGCGCATCCTGTGGCATCAGGTTGCCGGCGGGACGCATACGACTTCGGGCAATATTTTGTCCGAGGACGCCGTCAACGGCCAAGGAGCCGCAATTCCGGATCGCCTCTTGAAAGATGTGGTGAACCCCGGCGGTCAAACCGAGGGACGTTTCTATACCTATGACCTCAAGCTTATGCCGAGAGGCGATACGGTGATCGAGATCGAGATTACCAACGGCACGGTGACCGCGGTCAAAACCATCACCATCTCGCGCGAGCCGTTGCCGTACCGGATTCTGGAGCCGAAGCGGCTCGTCAAGAACGCGCAAGGCGAAGACCAGGTCAATATCAACAGCAACTTCCTTCCGATTCAGATTGAAGCGGAAGGCGCCGATCAAGTGCTGTTCGGGAAAGATCCGGCGATCCGCAGCACAGCCGACAAGAACCTGTTTACGTATGAAGTGCGGGGATTGAAGCCGGGTAAAAACAAAATCAAGTTTACGGTCGTGCGGGGCACGCAAAAGCTGAACGGCGAGTTTACCGCGTTCTATACGAATACCAATCTGCCGGGCTCGATGTACAAGACGACGATCAGCAACAAGATGGACGTGTTCGACAAAAGCATTCAGTTGTCCTTCCCGAAAGGCACGCTGCTGAAGCGGTACAACCCGAACGATGCGTATCCGATTCTGACGAACGAGCGTCAGATCCTGTTCGGCATCGCCGATCCGCTGAATGGCCGGGTAGACCGCGAAACGTACAAATCGACCGACGTTCAAGTCAAGCAAGGGGAACTGCTTCTGGCCGATCCGGCAGGGCGTTTCCGTCCGGCCAGCGACCTGTACTGGATCGACGCCGGCACCATCAAGGATAAAACCGATCCGTTGCAATCGGACAAAGATTACACGCAAGCCGCGCTTATCGGAAGCGGGCGCGATCCGTACGCGGGCGACGTCTTCTTCGGACGCAGCAACAACGACCTTGTCGTCCCGACGCGGACCGGAACGCTGACGCTGAAGTTCGATCCGAACATCCGCGACGAAGCGTGGAAATACGTAACGGTCTTCCATTTCGACACGTTCGTCGATTACCGCGGAATCCCGGGCTCCCGCTGGCGCAACCTTGGCGGCGTTGTGGACAGATCGAAAAATACGATCACGGTCCCGATCGAGAAGTTCGGCTTCTATCGCGTCATGTATATGGACAAGAGCTTCGACGACGTCACCAGCCATCCGTGGGCGCGGGATGCTCTGGATACGCTGTACGCGAAGGGCATCATGCTGAACAAGGGCACGTATTCCTTCGTTCCGAACGACCCGATCAGCCGCGGCGAGTTCGCGACGATGCTGGTCAAAATCTTCGAGATTCCGCTCCAGTACGACTCCCGGCCGACGTTTACGGACGTGTTGGAAGTGAACCCGCTGTCCAACGGCCTCTACGAGTATAAATATATCGAGACGGCCGCGCGCGTCGGCATCGTGAGGGGAACGACCGGAGGACGGTTCTCGCCGGATGCGGCCATCACGCGCGAAGATGCGGCGGTCATGATCGCCCGCGCGGCGGATCTCAAGCTGGGCACCGATGAGGAGAAGGTATTGAAAAACTTGCAGAAGGCGTTTACGGACGCCAATACGATCGACCCTTATGCCAGAGCGGCTGTCGATGCCATTACGAACAAAGGATTTATCGAAGGCAAGGAAAACGTGCTGCTCCCCGGCCAGAAGAACCCGACGGTGCGTTTCGATCCGAAAGAAACGTTCACCCGCGCGGAAGCGGCCATGGTCGCCATGCGCGTCATGAAAGCCGAAGGCAAAATACCGAAGTAA
- a CDS encoding S-layer homology domain-containing protein, producing the protein MKKGLSAVLAASLAFSAFGSVAFAADSTKDLTALEKFQELVKEGIFDPEGAGNGADLEALTTRAQIAKILVKLLRANEDASAEKFDDVEADDWFAGYVGALQKAKLIDGVSDEPPLFAPNDNVTIEQFAKLVAIALDLDIDANAEVEGEVSEWAKGYVAAVVKAGYLAPQEDYTAEATREVLVTSAFAANEIIKEIEEAKNATKISSFAAVGAKKLEVKFSKAVDKSKATISVKKGTIPVNIAKTTFSEDNKSAVIETVSNLTKGEYTVTVSGVEATALEAKVSVEDEKVTKIEFIGDKAPLSRGDDKVITAKLKVYNQYNEDVTKSQVNNNQIQVNSGYQTTTVSNDGTVTITSLTPFMIDTKVAVSAVHKTTGTYASATYTVATKAQVASLAFDKLYNANGKTEIEVGSSETFYLLLNAKDQFGNTVTTDTYLEQDTVVNVTNTSVISVNGLAATGQADYEELTIDGVKYAALKLTAPSKSGTSQVFVYSKATGQSASFEVTVKDSSKIDTLTLEAPDLVVGGETVELPYTALDQFGKDVTSLNGFTDLNVSVTQGTYSFEKDYVNNKVKFKYTAPSVTEATTVYMTVQTKTYKFVQLQLTVQPNKKPQVISGVDELKYALAPGATTTISRDKIKVLDQYGRTKTLANFAGYEVQISKDNANVEFDGSASSTATVDAATTSVKLKGSATANGSTNFTLKLVNEATGETVANSEYTFSARTVKRTDITGYEVADIAKLYANGNTAHAKALDVVGLLADGTKVAIPDGDTSYYNVTTVGVAYDSVNDTVYAPASLFTASESNTEKSFKVIIHGSTNNGAQVIEKTVVASNVGPAATTLTLRNQDNDIIVSQGEGYVTVAAGDARNARSDASGALVGTGNDATGVGSGYSYTITAVAANGNSIVFKVIVQ; encoded by the coding sequence ATGAAAAAAGGTTTGTCCGCTGTTTTGGCAGCTAGCCTTGCTTTCTCTGCGTTTGGTTCCGTAGCATTCGCAGCAGACAGCACCAAGGACCTGACGGCTCTGGAGAAATTCCAAGAGCTGGTTAAAGAAGGCATTTTCGATCCGGAAGGTGCCGGCAACGGCGCTGATCTGGAAGCTCTGACGACTCGCGCACAAATCGCGAAAATCCTCGTAAAACTGCTCCGTGCTAACGAGGATGCAAGTGCAGAGAAATTCGACGACGTTGAAGCGGACGACTGGTTCGCTGGTTATGTCGGCGCTCTGCAAAAAGCGAAGCTGATCGACGGCGTAAGCGACGAGCCGCCGCTGTTCGCTCCGAACGACAACGTAACCATCGAGCAATTCGCGAAACTGGTTGCGATCGCGCTGGATCTGGACATCGACGCTAACGCTGAAGTTGAAGGCGAAGTCTCCGAATGGGCGAAAGGTTATGTTGCCGCTGTTGTCAAAGCGGGCTACTTGGCTCCGCAAGAAGACTACACGGCTGAAGCTACCCGTGAGGTGCTCGTAACTTCCGCATTCGCAGCTAACGAGATCATTAAGGAGATTGAAGAAGCGAAAAACGCTACTAAAATCTCCTCCTTCGCTGCAGTTGGCGCGAAGAAGCTGGAAGTGAAATTCAGCAAAGCGGTTGACAAATCCAAAGCAACGATCTCTGTTAAAAAAGGTACCATTCCGGTTAACATTGCGAAAACGACGTTCTCGGAAGACAACAAATCGGCGGTCATCGAAACCGTATCTAACCTGACCAAAGGTGAATATACGGTTACCGTATCGGGCGTAGAAGCTACTGCGTTGGAAGCTAAAGTCAGCGTTGAAGACGAGAAAGTCACCAAAATCGAATTCATCGGCGACAAGGCTCCACTGTCCCGTGGTGACGACAAAGTCATTACCGCCAAACTGAAAGTATATAACCAATACAATGAAGATGTAACGAAGTCGCAAGTAAACAACAACCAAATCCAAGTAAATAGTGGGTATCAAACCACAACTGTTAGCAATGACGGAACTGTTACAATTACGTCTTTGACTCCTTTTATGATTGACACGAAAGTGGCTGTGAGCGCCGTCCACAAAACTACCGGGACATATGCTAGCGCTACGTACACTGTAGCAACCAAAGCTCAAGTCGCTAGCCTTGCGTTTGATAAACTCTACAACGCAAACGGCAAAACCGAAATTGAAGTTGGTTCCAGCGAGACGTTCTACTTGCTGCTGAATGCCAAAGACCAATTTGGCAACACTGTAACGACAGACACTTATCTGGAACAAGATACGGTAGTCAACGTCACGAATACCTCTGTTATTTCGGTTAACGGCCTGGCTGCAACCGGCCAAGCTGATTATGAAGAGTTGACAATTGACGGCGTTAAATATGCCGCCCTGAAGTTGACGGCTCCTTCCAAATCGGGTACGTCTCAAGTTTTCGTTTATTCCAAAGCGACCGGTCAATCGGCATCCTTTGAAGTAACCGTTAAAGACAGCTCCAAAATCGACACGCTGACTCTGGAAGCTCCGGATTTGGTTGTAGGTGGCGAAACGGTTGAACTGCCTTATACGGCACTGGACCAATTCGGTAAAGATGTAACTTCGTTGAACGGTTTCACGGATCTGAACGTATCCGTAACCCAAGGTACGTATTCGTTTGAAAAAGACTATGTGAATAACAAAGTCAAATTTAAATACACCGCACCCAGTGTTACGGAAGCAACTACGGTGTATATGACGGTTCAAACGAAAACGTACAAATTTGTTCAGTTGCAGCTGACTGTCCAACCGAACAAAAAACCGCAAGTCATTTCCGGTGTTGACGAGTTGAAGTACGCTCTGGCTCCGGGGGCAACTACAACGATCAGCCGTGACAAAATCAAAGTGCTTGACCAATACGGACGCACAAAAACTCTTGCTAACTTTGCCGGATATGAGGTTCAAATCAGCAAGGACAACGCAAATGTTGAGTTTGACGGAAGCGCATCGAGCACGGCAACTGTAGATGCAGCTACGACTTCCGTTAAGCTGAAAGGCAGCGCAACGGCAAACGGGTCGACTAACTTTACGTTGAAACTGGTAAATGAGGCAACCGGTGAGACTGTTGCAAACTCCGAGTATACGTTCTCGGCAAGAACTGTTAAACGTACAGATATTACAGGCTACGAAGTGGCTGATATTGCAAAACTGTACGCAAATGGCAACACTGCTCATGCTAAAGCCCTTGATGTTGTAGGCTTGCTGGCTGACGGAACGAAAGTTGCTATTCCGGATGGCGACACTTCCTACTACAATGTAACAACTGTAGGTGTAGCCTATGACAGCGTGAATGACACAGTATACGCGCCTGCAAGTCTTTTTACAGCGTCTGAGTCTAATACTGAAAAATCGTTCAAAGTTATCATCCATGGCAGCACTAATAACGGCGCTCAAGTAATTGAGAAAACGGTAGTAGCAAGCAATGTTGGACCGGCAGCTACTACATTGACACTCCGCAACCAAGACAATGACATCATTGTTAGCCAAGGTGAAGGCTACGTTACGGTAGCTGCTGGCGACGCTAGAAACGCACGTAGTGATGCTTCCGGGGCGCTTGTTGGCACCGGTAACGATGCTACAGGAGTAGGATCGGGTTATAGCTACACGATCACTGCTGTAGCAGCAAACGGTAACTCTATCGTATTCAAAGTCATTGTACAATAA